Proteins from a genomic interval of Streptomyces sp. Tu6071:
- a CDS encoding anti-sigma regulatory factor: MKEYPQARERAEVLPVASSADVVTARQAVRAQAQRAGLSLIHQTKLVTAASELGRNMVVYGGGGTVSVATFEEGSRHAVWVEFRDEGPGIPDLGLALTDGWTSGNGMGLGLSGARRLVDEFSLESSSVGTTVRIVKWGR; encoded by the coding sequence ATGAAGGAGTATCCGCAGGCCCGCGAACGCGCCGAAGTCCTCCCGGTCGCGTCCAGCGCCGACGTGGTGACCGCACGGCAGGCGGTCCGCGCGCAGGCCCAGCGTGCCGGGCTGTCCCTCATCCACCAGACGAAACTCGTCACCGCCGCCAGCGAACTGGGCCGCAACATGGTCGTCTACGGTGGCGGCGGTACTGTCAGCGTGGCGACTTTCGAGGAGGGCAGCCGCCACGCGGTGTGGGTCGAGTTCCGCGACGAGGGTCCCGGCATCCCGGATCTCGGCCTCGCCCTGACGGACGGCTGGACCTCGGGCAACGGCATGGGGCTGGGCCTGAGCGGCGCCCGCCGGCTCGTCGACGAATTCAGCCTCGAGTCCTCCTCTGTCGGGACGACGGTACGTATCGTGAAGTGGGGACGATGA